In Nostoc sp. CENA543, a single genomic region encodes these proteins:
- a CDS encoding hybrid sensor histidine kinase/response regulator, which yields MGLLIIGYQITEILYETENIGIYRAVQESEQVSVIIKKIKTDYPKLEQINQLKYEYQILQLLNHQGAVIPIALEINQNNLAIIIADFGCQTLKSFLKAQCLDIATFLNIALKLATSLAQLHQNNIIHQSIQPHNILINPQTYQVKMLGFSLESYLDKQNDYTYNSNLLADTLAYISPEQTGRMNCVVDYRTDFYSLGIIFYEMLTGKPPFIADHPLDLIYAHIAKIPLLPTAVNPKIPLAISDIIMKLLAKNTEDRYQNYLGLKSDLERCFYSWQSNNKIDNFTIGQLDLYSQLRIPQKLYGREAELAALINAFERVSCGTSEVMLISGYSGVGKSSLVNEIHQIIAQHKCHFITGKFDQFKRNVPYALLIEAFQELIQKLLTENSANIATWRSKILEAVSANGQLIIDVIPAVERIIGTQTEVTPLGLHEAQNRFKRVFQQFIHVFCQPEYPLVIFLDDLQWADTASLKLIQLLIDDPESKYLLILGAYRDHEVHATHPLMSTLEAIQKSSINVNHLVLRTLQIHDVNQLVSDTLHTDISRTQPLTDLLFAKTQGNPFFLKQLLKALQQENLLRFNFIEASWQWDTQQIQSIDITDNVVELMVNQIQKLSTATQNILKLAACIGDKFTLDVLSVVHEKSVLQTTADLWEALQSGLVLPEGETAKIPVLVNSYPDKTGIITYKFLHDRVQQASYSLIPEAEQQLIHVKIGRSLLQNTTDKERYENIFTLVNHLNYGAESLTLESEKIELIELNLLAGQKAKAATAYESAIRYFQQGLSLLTNASWDEHYQLTLTIYQEAAEVAFLIGEFEQMEQLAMVIIQQANTQLEKVKIYELRIKSCEVQRKLIAAVQLGLQVLEILGIKLPASPTFLDIQQAINQTTANLATKDIEDLVNLQSMTDVNQLAALRLIASLVPAAYQSAPALFILMACQEVNLSIQHGKSPFSASGFADYGVVFSGLLQDIDAADKFGKVALALLENLDTSEVKSQVLFKVATFIIHWKNHLRETLPLLENAYSSGLELGDLVHTGYAASNRCQYLFWLGVELKNLEQEMAKSSQAIAQIHQETALTWHQVFHQVVLNLIGLAANPCKLIGTAYNEEQLLPLHIQANERTVVCYVFLNKLILCYLFGELEQAKEYAIKAGEYLDGVTGWFNVPQFYFYDSLLKLAIYTTAEPLEQAYLLAQVQQNQAKMRKWADHAPMNFQHKYELVAAEIARVLGENWQAVENYDCAIATAQAQGYIQEAALANELAAKFYFDCGKNKIAQPYLTDAYYGYLLWGAIAKVQDLESQYSQFLSHLSTQKVTDLGIHQTITPLSIGIDKVIDVSTVIKASQALSGEIYLEKLLTKLMQIAIENAGAEKGFLILQKNSNLYIEASGNFPENDINIQHSLPLSSTIHLPISVINYVYHTQENIVLHDATNHDIFAKDEYIIKHQPKSILCTPIVNQGKLIGILYLENNLIAGAFTSERVEVLQLLSSQAAISLENARLYNSLEEYNRTLEIKVAHRTLELQEKNLLLQKEIQERQKAEEVAASANRAKSEFLANMSHELRTPLNGILGYTQILQKDKNLNSQQKNGIDIIYQCSKHLLTLINDILDISKIEARKMELYPEQFHFSQFLDSIVQMCRIRAEQKGLRLLYQPTSSLPKIVYADERRLRQVLINLLSNAVKFTQAGYVNFHVGYVPLYENWQLETGIITTEYSKSKIRFYVEDTGIGIATEQLEEIFLPFKQVGQDSLKIEGTGLGLAISRQLVQLMDSELNVKSNLGKGSAFWLDIDLPEIIHPTHTNSTEKGDIVAFTGEKRKILVVDDKPENRSILVNLLQPLGFITLEAIDGIDAVNKAREFQPDVIFMDLVMNRMDGFEATRRLRMLPELEKTVVIAISASVFDVEQQQSQEVGCNDFLPKPIQIDDLLEKLQFHLNLQWIYQYERRLQTTPTHDHPNSQIEDWRLLTPSSDELTVLLDLAMRGNLRAIAQRVEKLEELDEKLIPFANYLRQLVKGFKGKQIVDFLKQF from the coding sequence ATGGGTCTTTTAATTATTGGTTATCAAATCACTGAAATTCTTTATGAGACTGAGAATATCGGTATTTATCGAGCAGTACAAGAATCAGAACAAGTATCAGTAATTATCAAAAAAATCAAGACAGACTATCCTAAATTAGAACAAATTAATCAACTAAAATATGAATATCAAATATTGCAGTTATTAAATCATCAAGGTGCTGTTATACCCATTGCCCTAGAAATAAATCAAAACAATTTAGCCATAATTATTGCTGACTTTGGTTGTCAAACATTAAAAAGTTTTTTAAAGGCACAATGTCTTGATATTGCTACTTTTTTGAATATAGCTCTAAAATTAGCGACGAGTTTAGCTCAATTACATCAAAATAATATTATTCATCAAAGTATTCAGCCTCACAACATCTTGATTAATCCCCAAACATATCAAGTCAAAATGCTGGGGTTTAGTCTGGAGTCTTATCTAGATAAACAAAATGATTATACTTATAACTCTAATTTATTAGCTGATACCTTAGCTTACATTTCTCCCGAACAAACTGGACGGATGAATTGTGTGGTTGATTATCGTACTGATTTTTATTCTTTAGGAATAATTTTTTATGAAATGCTCACAGGTAAACCACCATTTATTGCTGATCATCCTTTAGATTTAATTTATGCTCACATCGCTAAAATCCCATTACTTCCGACCGCAGTTAATCCCAAAATACCACTAGCAATTTCTGATATAATCATGAAGTTACTAGCGAAAAATACTGAAGATAGATATCAAAATTATCTAGGGTTAAAATCTGATTTAGAAAGGTGTTTTTACTCCTGGCAAAGTAATAATAAAATTGACAATTTTACTATTGGACAACTAGATTTATATAGTCAACTGCGTATTCCTCAAAAACTTTATGGTCGAGAAGCAGAACTAGCTGCTTTAATTAATGCCTTTGAACGAGTGAGTTGTGGCACATCAGAGGTAATGTTAATTAGTGGTTATTCTGGTGTTGGTAAATCTTCCTTAGTGAACGAAATTCATCAGATTATTGCTCAACATAAATGTCATTTTATCACCGGAAAATTTGATCAATTCAAGCGGAACGTTCCTTATGCTTTGTTGATTGAAGCATTTCAGGAATTAATCCAGAAGTTATTAACTGAAAATTCGGCTAATATAGCAACTTGGAGAAGTAAAATCTTAGAAGCTGTTAGTGCTAATGGGCAATTAATTATTGATGTGATTCCCGCAGTTGAAAGAATTATTGGGACTCAAACAGAAGTAACACCATTAGGATTACATGAAGCCCAAAATAGATTTAAGCGCGTTTTTCAGCAATTTATTCATGTCTTTTGTCAACCAGAATATCCACTAGTAATTTTTTTGGATGATTTGCAATGGGCAGATACAGCTTCATTAAAACTAATTCAACTACTCATTGATGATCCTGAGAGTAAATATCTCTTAATTTTAGGAGCATATCGTGATCATGAGGTTCATGCAACGCATCCATTGATGTCAACTTTAGAAGCAATTCAAAAATCTAGTATCAACGTTAATCATCTTGTTCTCCGAACTTTGCAAATACATGATGTTAATCAATTAGTTAGTGATACCCTACATACAGACATCAGCCGAACGCAACCATTAACAGATTTATTATTTGCTAAAACTCAAGGTAATCCTTTCTTTTTAAAACAACTACTCAAAGCTTTACAACAGGAAAATTTATTAAGATTTAATTTTATTGAAGCATCTTGGCAATGGGATACTCAACAAATACAAAGTATTGATATTACTGATAATGTTGTTGAACTGATGGTAAATCAGATTCAAAAACTCTCAACAGCGACACAAAATATTTTAAAGCTAGCTGCTTGTATTGGTGATAAATTCACCTTAGATGTTTTAAGTGTTGTTCACGAGAAATCTGTGCTGCAAACGACTGCTGATTTATGGGAAGCCTTGCAATCTGGTTTGGTTTTACCAGAAGGTGAAACTGCTAAAATACCTGTGTTAGTTAATAGCTATCCCGACAAAACTGGGATAATTACATATAAATTTTTACATGATCGTGTACAACAGGCATCTTACTCACTGATTCCAGAGGCAGAGCAGCAGTTAATCCATGTTAAAATCGGGCGATCGCTCCTACAAAATACCACTGATAAAGAACGTTACGAAAATATTTTCACATTAGTTAATCATCTAAATTACGGTGCAGAATCACTCACCCTAGAATCGGAAAAAATTGAGTTAATCGAACTTAATCTTCTGGCTGGACAAAAGGCAAAAGCAGCCACCGCCTACGAATCTGCGATTCGTTATTTTCAGCAAGGTTTAAGCTTATTAACAAATGCTAGTTGGGATGAACACTATCAACTGACATTAACCATATATCAAGAAGCCGCAGAAGTAGCATTTTTGATTGGCGAATTTGAACAGATGGAACAGTTAGCTATGGTGATTATACAACAAGCTAACACACAATTAGAAAAGGTCAAGATATACGAATTACGTATTAAAAGTTGTGAAGTCCAACGCAAATTAATTGCGGCTGTGCAGTTGGGTTTGCAAGTTTTAGAAATCCTGGGAATTAAACTACCGGCATCGCCAACTTTTTTAGATATTCAACAAGCTATTAACCAAACAACTGCTAATTTAGCAACTAAAGATATAGAAGATTTAGTTAATTTACAGTCAATGACAGATGTAAATCAACTAGCAGCTTTACGATTAATAGCTAGCTTAGTACCTGCGGCTTATCAATCAGCACCTGCATTATTTATCCTGATGGCTTGTCAGGAAGTAAATTTATCTATCCAACATGGTAAAAGTCCTTTTTCTGCCAGTGGTTTTGCTGATTATGGAGTTGTCTTTAGTGGCTTATTGCAAGATATTGACGCAGCCGATAAATTTGGCAAAGTGGCTTTAGCTCTTTTAGAGAATTTAGACACTAGCGAAGTCAAAAGTCAAGTCTTATTTAAAGTTGCTACCTTCATCATTCATTGGAAAAATCATCTCCGAGAAACGTTACCACTCTTAGAAAATGCTTATTCTAGTGGGCTAGAACTTGGAGATTTAGTACATACTGGATATGCAGCTAGTAATAGGTGCCAATATTTATTTTGGCTCGGTGTAGAATTAAAGAATTTAGAACAGGAAATGGCTAAATCTAGCCAAGCGATCGCTCAAATTCATCAAGAGACTGCCCTCACATGGCATCAAGTATTTCATCAGGTAGTTTTGAATTTAATTGGTTTAGCTGCAAATCCTTGTAAATTAATCGGTACAGCTTACAATGAAGAGCAATTATTGCCATTGCATATTCAAGCCAATGAACGGACAGTAGTATGTTACGTATTTCTCAATAAATTAATTTTGTGTTATTTATTTGGCGAATTAGAACAAGCTAAAGAATATGCCATCAAAGCAGGCGAATATTTAGATGGAGTAACAGGTTGGTTTAATGTACCCCAATTCTATTTTTATGATTCTTTATTGAAGTTAGCAATCTACACTACAGCCGAGCCTCTAGAACAAGCATATCTCCTCGCGCAAGTCCAGCAGAATCAGGCCAAAATGCGAAAATGGGCAGATCATGCACCCATGAATTTTCAGCATAAGTATGAACTTGTAGCCGCCGAGATAGCAAGAGTTTTAGGTGAGAATTGGCAAGCAGTGGAAAATTATGATTGTGCGATCGCTACAGCTCAAGCCCAAGGATACATCCAAGAAGCCGCACTTGCCAATGAATTAGCAGCAAAATTTTACTTTGACTGTGGGAAAAACAAAATAGCCCAACCCTACTTAACAGATGCTTATTATGGATATCTCCTTTGGGGTGCTATTGCAAAAGTCCAAGATTTAGAATCCCAATATTCACAATTTTTATCTCACCTATCGACACAAAAAGTTACTGATTTAGGAATTCATCAAACTATCACACCTCTATCTATTGGTATTGATAAAGTTATTGACGTATCGACTGTCATTAAAGCATCACAAGCTTTATCTGGCGAAATTTATTTAGAAAAGCTACTAACTAAATTAATGCAAATCGCTATTGAAAATGCAGGAGCAGAAAAGGGATTTTTAATTTTACAAAAAAATAGTAATTTATATATAGAAGCTTCAGGAAATTTTCCGGAAAATGACATAAATATTCAACATTCATTACCACTATCATCGACTATACATTTACCCATATCTGTAATTAATTATGTCTATCACACCCAGGAAAATATAGTTCTCCACGATGCTACTAACCATGACATCTTTGCCAAAGACGAATACATCATCAAACATCAACCAAAGTCTATTTTATGCACACCAATTGTTAATCAAGGTAAGCTCATTGGCATACTATATCTCGAAAATAATCTCATTGCCGGAGCGTTTACATCTGAGCGAGTAGAAGTCTTACAACTTTTATCTTCACAAGCAGCAATTTCCTTAGAAAATGCTCGTCTTTATAATTCTTTAGAAGAATACAATCGCACTTTAGAAATTAAAGTAGCCCACCGAACTTTAGAATTACAAGAAAAAAATCTCCTGTTGCAAAAGGAAATCCAAGAACGGCAAAAAGCAGAAGAAGTTGCTGCATCTGCTAACCGTGCCAAAAGTGAATTTTTAGCTAACATGAGTCATGAACTTCGCACTCCACTCAATGGCATTTTGGGTTATACACAAATTTTACAGAAAGATAAAAATTTAAACTCTCAACAAAAAAATGGTATTGATATTATTTATCAATGCAGTAAACATTTATTAACATTAATTAATGATATTTTAGATATTTCTAAAATCGAAGCTCGAAAAATGGAACTTTATCCAGAACAATTCCATTTTTCGCAATTTCTAGATAGTATTGTCCAGATGTGTCGTATCCGTGCAGAACAAAAAGGTCTACGGCTATTATATCAACCAACTTCTTCCTTGCCTAAGATAGTCTATGCTGACGAGCGGAGATTGCGACAAGTTTTAATTAATCTACTGAGTAATGCTGTTAAATTTACACAAGCAGGTTACGTTAATTTTCACGTAGGATATGTACCCCTATATGAAAATTGGCAACTAGAAACAGGAATTATTACTACTGAGTATTCTAAGTCTAAAATCAGATTTTATGTAGAAGATACAGGTATTGGTATCGCAACAGAACAATTAGAAGAAATTTTCCTTCCTTTTAAGCAGGTGGGTCAAGATAGCCTCAAAATTGAAGGAACAGGTTTAGGATTAGCTATTAGCCGTCAGTTAGTTCAACTGATGGATAGTGAACTAAATGTGAAAAGTAATTTAGGGAAAGGTAGTGCATTTTGGCTAGATATAGATTTACCAGAAATTATCCATCCTACCCATACCAACAGTACGGAAAAAGGTGATATTGTCGCTTTTACTGGTGAAAAACGCAAAATATTGGTAGTAGATGATAAACCAGAAAATCGCTCTATTTTAGTTAATTTACTCCAACCTTTGGGTTTTATCACCTTAGAAGCCATAGATGGCATAGATGCTGTGAATAAAGCCCGTGAATTTCAGCCAGATGTGATTTTCATGGACTTAGTAATGAATAGAATGGATGGCTTTGAAGCGACACGCCGTCTCAGGATGTTACCAGAATTAGAGAAAACGGTAGTAATTGCAATTTCAGCTAGTGTTTTTGACGTTGAACAACAGCAGAGTCAAGAAGTTGGTTGTAATGACTTTCTACCCAAGCCCATCCAGATAGATGATCTTTTAGAAAAATTACAATTTCATTTAAATTTACAATGGATTTATCAATATGAAAGAAGGCTACAAACAACACCAACACATGATCATCCCAACTCTCAAATCGAAGATTGGCGGCTACTAACTCCATCATCTGACGAATTAACGGTTTTGCTGGATTTAGCAATGCGCGGTAATCTCAGAGCTATTGCTCAAAGAGTTGAAAAACTAGAGGAATTAGACGAAAAATTAATTCCATTCGCTAATTATTTACGTCAACTTGTCAAAGGTTTTAAAGGCAAGCAGATTGTAGATTTTCTTAAACAATTTTAA
- the tsaB gene encoding tRNA (adenosine(37)-N6)-threonylcarbamoyltransferase complex dimerization subunit type 1 TsaB: MITQSENLTLAKYGLSLHTTTPQLGLAISNFAGNTRFQIWDLGRDLSSYVHQYLIEFIKPQTWQDLAFVAVAKGPGGFTGTRIGLVLARTLGQQLNIPVLGVSTLAAVAWSYGSKHQEGKAIAVEMPAQRGQVFGAIYQVSSENSGLISLFPDTVLTPETWQETLANWETDYQLVTAKSGLAATVTSILQLAHFDWQLGQRPHWSETLPYYGQHPVV, encoded by the coding sequence TTGATTACACAATCAGAAAACTTAACATTGGCAAAATACGGTTTATCACTGCATACAACTACACCCCAACTAGGTTTAGCCATTAGTAATTTCGCTGGCAATACTCGTTTTCAGATTTGGGATTTAGGGCGTGATTTATCTAGTTATGTACATCAATATTTAATAGAATTCATCAAACCACAAACATGGCAAGATTTGGCATTTGTTGCGGTAGCTAAAGGCCCCGGAGGCTTTACGGGAACTCGAATTGGTTTGGTTCTGGCTCGCACTTTGGGGCAACAATTAAATATTCCGGTGTTGGGGGTGTCTACTTTAGCCGCAGTAGCTTGGTCTTATGGTAGCAAACATCAGGAAGGTAAAGCGATCGCCGTAGAAATGCCAGCACAACGGGGACAGGTTTTTGGCGCGATTTATCAAGTTTCTTCCGAGAATTCCGGCTTAATCAGTTTATTTCCTGATACGGTGTTGACTCCAGAAACATGGCAAGAAACCCTCGCTAACTGGGAAACTGACTATCAGCTGGTCACAGCCAAATCTGGTTTAGCAGCTACAGTGACTAGTATCTTACAACTAGCTCATTTTGATTGGCAACTAGGACAGCGTCCTCATTGGTCAGAAACTTTACCTTACTACGGTCAGCATCCAGTAGTTTAA
- a CDS encoding DUF6709 family protein — protein MENTGIYKHIQRSNRNLLAVNICLVLSVIAIAGMSRRYLYNFFFGPFPIDNQTLLSNTTPDSRLQYFVKIRGSESLNTGVQEVEREVSKSTGETKSETVKAHYLALVIEQKLLLVKTPNANDSKEFTGALITLPNDAREKIVNEAEAEFPALRGVFLPLMLDATNFRNSGYIGLGIGIPLFLLGVWNLFKVVKRKENIENHPIMEDLKRFGSPNDVAFKIDSELQIAGNKSTIGPAQITPSWILRSHFFGLEILNLNDIVWIYKNVTTHYKYFIPVGKTYAVVIYNRQGRLLEIPCKEQEVTSIIEQVITYVPWVIAGYSQELQEVWQKNFSQMIEFVDMKRQEISN, from the coding sequence ATGGAAAATACAGGAATTTATAAACACATTCAGCGCAGCAATCGCAATCTTTTAGCTGTCAACATTTGTTTAGTCTTATCTGTGATTGCTATAGCTGGGATGAGTAGGCGATATTTATACAACTTCTTCTTTGGGCCTTTTCCTATAGATAATCAGACACTTTTATCAAACACTACCCCAGACAGTAGATTACAGTATTTCGTCAAAATCCGTGGCAGTGAATCTTTAAATACTGGTGTTCAGGAAGTAGAAAGAGAGGTGAGTAAATCTACAGGAGAAACTAAAAGCGAAACAGTGAAAGCACATTATTTGGCTTTAGTGATTGAACAAAAATTACTCCTAGTTAAAACACCTAATGCTAACGATTCTAAGGAATTTACTGGTGCATTGATAACTTTACCAAATGATGCGCGTGAAAAAATTGTCAATGAAGCCGAAGCTGAATTTCCGGCTTTGCGTGGCGTTTTTCTACCTTTAATGCTGGATGCTACGAATTTTCGTAACTCTGGATATATAGGATTAGGTATCGGAATTCCTCTTTTCCTTTTGGGAGTGTGGAATTTATTCAAAGTAGTTAAAAGGAAAGAGAACATAGAAAATCATCCGATTATGGAGGATTTAAAAAGGTTTGGTTCTCCTAATGATGTGGCGTTTAAAATAGATTCTGAATTACAGATAGCAGGTAATAAATCTACTATTGGGCCTGCTCAAATTACACCTTCTTGGATACTAAGGTCTCATTTTTTTGGGTTAGAAATACTCAATTTAAATGATATTGTTTGGATATATAAAAATGTGACAACTCATTATAAATACTTTATTCCCGTTGGTAAAACTTATGCGGTAGTTATCTATAATCGTCAAGGGAGACTATTAGAAATTCCCTGTAAAGAGCAGGAAGTCACTAGTATTATTGAACAAGTTATTACTTATGTACCTTGGGTTATAGCGGGATATAGCCAGGAGTTACAAGAGGTATGGCAGAAAAATTTCTCTCAAATGATTGAGTTTGTGGATATGAAGCGGCAAGAAATTAGTAATTAG